The genomic window cctgcggagcacctggttttattaAGGACTTTAAAAGTCTTAATTCATTCAAATCCCTCCAATTATTATCTTTATCTAAAAGGCCTAGGTTGATTGAAACATCTTTGTAAATGTATACCAAGAATATATGTATCATGCCAGTCCAGCACTATCGACAATATAATACACtgggaaaaaaatgaatttaaatagaCCATTAAAGTGTCACCATCTTTAGAAGTGCACTTTATTTTTTCTGgagacaaattttgaaaaaaattaaccaaACTGAGGATAACATATTTAATAAGTTTTAGGACAATTTCTTTACATAATTTCTTTATCATAAGATTCACTTGATTCAGATATATaagaacatttttcattatgattagcatttttaatgaacatttatcaaaatttgatgatAACTAGGTGGACATTTGGAAAATAAGTCTTTTCGGTGATTGTTTGTGCACAACTCTTGTTGTGAGATTTGAAGACGATTTAGATAAACAAAATTAGTTTTTTCCTAAACCATATAATGGTACTTGTAGTTTTCCTGAATAATATTAGATGTTATCAAAATCTATTGTAAAAGGATTGATGTTGATCATCTTATTTTGTTAAGAAACCAAATTGTTTAgttactttcattttttgtatttaaaatatcaCTTGCatgattattagttattattaataGTAATAACTCATTTAATAATGTTAACAAAGAATTGAATacaatgtacatcatgtacatttatataaaccttttacttaaaaaacaattattaaaagtcTGTTTATTTCAAATGCTATTCAATTACTTTAGCTTTGACTTTTTGTCATTTCTACTCAAGATTCTTACTAAgaagaaattaaaagaataagaaacaaaacatacaaaaatgaaaaaaaaaacaattaaaaaataaaaaatttaaataaaattaaagccaaaaaaaaataataaattaacagactttaacaatattttattctacattttcataaaaaggtgaaatgtcaattttaaaagaaacccaagttacctgtacaggtaaattttaatgaaacataccAGCTGAAAACTTCAACCCTGATTGATTTTAACAGGTAACATAATTAGATAAAAAATCTGCCTATGATTTATGacccccaataaatggccaacatctcaagattgaataccccaataaatgttcaccattggatgttgaccatgcaagagggtgGACATAACTAAGAGGAAGTCACAGGCTGTACTGTATTAAGAAGATCTGGTGTCATTTTGATTGGACAGCAACTTAACActagaaataaaaatctatacaTGTTACTAGTGTTGTtccgatgatcggaataagtcggaaatcagttggttgggcctggcgatgtcgataatcgattgggaTTTTGTTTACTTGATTGTTGTTAAAGTTTCCGGACTTTAAGCTTATCAACTTCCGGTCCGTTTTTATATGCGCagtcaaacaaataataacaaaaaatatcagggtcgatgacaataacaatgtcaaacatttgtcaaacatCCTATAATTAAAGACATATGATAACCAATTTCCTTCTTTATAAACGTGACAAATGCATTGACTATAAATATTTGCAGATTGATGgaatgttatttaaaattaataactttgtatgaaatactttCTTCCAATACCGGTAGATTCTACTTGTTCCTTGAGAGCGTACATAAAATCATtctgattttagacaaaataatttctttgcttTATTAGAACGTGTAgcaaattgccttttattaatgttttattcatttgtaGCATCAAAAACGATAGATTCCTTTCCAAACTGCTtgccaaacatcgtttatttttgtaaattttccgaaatttgtccgccatattgaaaaatgtaaaaatcacgaatcggatacggttcaactatgtaataattctgcattcttgcaattataagttcagacgcacgaatgacacaattgacagaaaaataatgaTCACAAAAGTGAAAAAAGCATTCTACACGAATCAACAGACATTGGCTTTGtttactgtacatgtatatattataatgcaaatgcattgtttttttttttctgttaatcttaaatttttgtaaagttaaaaactttatatatcttttcttaATTAGAAGCACTCAAATGTTTATACAGCTATGTTATATTGAAATTGTATTGTGAGTTACACCCTTGAAATTAAGAAATGTTAGTGTCACTGttggtaattaatgttgtaattatgagataaaatatgttcataaaatattaattaattgttttaactgctaactaattagttatcaaaggtaccaggattataactaaGTATGCCAGAAtatatgaaaaggaaacaaaagatcaaatatgaatatataaactctacaatgatatggaatatacacatAAGACATGTACAATGAGACTAATTTcactaaatgcatgatttcatttaaaaaaaagggcaAGGTATGAAGGTATTATGAtgcgattataaccgatagtcggttggttgctgtcaaccgattgtaatagataatcggttggtaatttcaaccgattatccaacactacATGTTACAATGATTGATTAGAATTGATCATGTTTCATGTGTCAAATTTATTTAAGACTAAGAGATGTTATCGTGGGACAAACAATTGCAAATATGTGTGGTAAAGTTAAACTAGTTGAGAGatgaccagtggcggatccagggggggggggttccgggggtgcgcaccccccctttatttttgccgatcaatgcatttgtatcgggacatatgttttgcaccccccctgcaccccccctttgccctgggttagcaccccccctttcgaaaattcctgcatccgcccctgatgaCTGAATCAAGCTTAAATCTTTACTTGTACCAAGATCAGTCGCCGAACCAAAGATAAATTCTGTACATTCTCTACTGTTCTATGTGTTTAGACAATTTGCATGCAATCTAAGAAACTCATTCctggtatacatgtacatgatgtatatgctcctaaatattttgaaaaattcaaagtgttgttattttaaaaataataacagtAATTGATCTCAAAGAAAATTCATGTTTACACataagtgatgactactgggctggtgataaataaataaatatattgtaaaatatatagcCAGTTAGATCTCATACCATATTCCTAGGTTACTGACGAAATGAAACTCACGTCTggcgtactcaattataatcctggtacctttgataactatttacaccactgggtcgatgccactgctggtggatgtgtGTCctgatggtatcaccagcccagtagtcaacacaaaaatgaatatcaataatgtggtcacttttataaatttcctgtttacaaaacttttaatttttcaaaaaactaaggattttcttatcccaggcatagattaccttagccgtatttggcacaactttttggaatttggatcctcaatgctcttcaactttgtacttgaaaaatgtttggctttctgaatattttgatataagcgtcactgatgagtctggcgtactaaattataatcctggtacctttgacaactatttacTGTTTATCTAAAactaatatacaatgtatttatctataTCATGTCAATTATTGTTACAGGGTGGCGGACTTAAAAGAACAATAAAGGCAAGAGGAAAAACTGTTGCAAAGAAgacagaaaacaaagaaaatacacCATCTAATGATAGGAGCTTTTCCAGTCAAGGTAGGATAAATGTCAACATCTTCATCAAAAAAAGTCTATGTAATTAAATATACACAAACACAACTATAATTagttgtaaggtgaacatgtctgtcTTAGGAGGTTCATCTGACCTTCACTGCATGTTCATAGTTCactgggaaaaaaataaaattttcatggTACAATGTATGTAGaaataggaaaatgtggtatgagtgccaatgagacaactctccatccaagtcacaatttgaaaaagttaacagttataggtaaaagtacagccttcaacacgaagctttGGCTTACACACAACAGCAAGCTAGAAATAATGCAGATACATATAAACTCTTTAttagaatgatttttttaaatttccctgCTACATGTTGTAACACCAAAACAAATGTCCATTTTGAACACCagcatttttaaaaaatgcagcTGCTGGTGTTGCTATTTTAATAAtgacatcaaatacaatgtacatgtaaccCATACAGCTTTGTTTCCAAATTAAAAGAAGAATGCTTTTTATAGTAtattattaatctattgtaataaaaattcataatttctaataaaatttgtaaatttagcTAACAATGTCCttatatttgtttaaagtaacattcgtttatagtggaaaattgttttaatgttaaataagctacaattaaaaattgcttgctagtccctctgattattattagataactctggttaatttcccaatcaatctatcatgaaggggaaataaataattcaactttcattttaaagtttttttcaaaaatgatgaacggttctttatattggtaggTAATCATtgtaaacgtttcaaatttatgaaatcatattcgtacatcaatgtttttgatacaccaataacaaaaactgaaatatattgaattgatacattttgtaattattaaaaattatatcagaCACCtctatttaattataaaataatgaacctgttaaagggagacaatactctcATTTTTTTCCCGAATCTGCACATAAtacaaaggaatgtcactcttgcatacaaatggcacatcaatataattaatcaaCCGTGCATattcgtgctccaccttcaatgaagattctaaattataaatataaccaaaagttgttaatctataggatagtgaagactaatgaaagctaacccacagtaaaaatatttctttgaaattttttaaaacttcctcagaaaaatgccacttgactttcaaagctcataattaacatttttaaccggatttttgtgacaaaaatgtcggttattgatttggggatgtacagcgggcggaccagatttttgtgacaaaaatgtcggttattgatttggggatgtacggcaggcgaccgggcgggcggcaatcaaatgttgtccatgcattaactcatgaactgttcacccaaagcttttaaaattttaatatgttgttactgaaaactaaatgaaggtcaagttcaataatggcgatttttacttttaccgttcaggagttatggttcttgaaagattgaaaaatggtttttctagtcttgtccgtgcatttacgcatgaactgttctaccaaagcttcccaaattttaatatgttgttactgatgacaaaatggaggtcaagttcaataatgacgattttgacttttaccgttcaggagttatggttcttgaaagattgaaaaatggagtttccagtcgtgtccgtatattacacatgaactgttctaccaaagcttcccaaattttaatatgttgttactgatgacaaaatggaggtcaagttcaataatgacgattttgacttttaccgttcaggagttacggttcttgaaagattgaaaaatggagtttccagtcgtgtccgtatatttacacatgaactgttctaccaaagcttcccaaattttaatatgttgttactgatgacaaaatggaggtcaaggtcaataatgacgattttgacttttaccgttcaggagttatggttcttgaaagattgaaaaatggtgtttccagtcgtgtctgtgcattttctcatgaaccattcaaccaaagcttttgaaattttatatgttgttactgatgacaaaatagaggtcaagttcaataatgacgattttgactttaaccgttcaggagttatggttcttgaaagatcgtaaaatggtgtttccattcactttATTTCACTACATGTTCAATTTTCGCGAAAGCCATCCCAAACTCCAAACACCGAGTTTTTTGCTGGTGTGACACCAGGAAACTCCAACATCACTCCCTAAATAtgtactcatgaaccattcaatctaagcttttcaaattttaatatgttgatactgatgacaaaatggtggtcaaatttgatattgacgattttcactttcaccattcatcagtaatggttcttgtgatattgccaggacacaaataaatgttaataaatccggtttactgtcgttgtgacagcctcttgttacacaatattttaataaagtagtaaaagattatttgcttctcAAATTGTAAGACGCagtaaaaatcgtatgcttgcataatcttacccaaatacagattttattaagtcctgaacatttcgacatttgtttgtttatttttaaaaatacctGTTTGTAACAAATCCACAAGACTTAGTACATGGTAAGATCTGACTAAATACCAATATCCcaatatcgtcaggtaaataggCTACTTtttagattatttattttcatttttcaggtCCCTCAAGTGTTTATACAGATGAGAACACACAGCAGTCAACTATGTCTCAAGCTGATAGTGAATGTTCTGGGTTTATTAATGAAGATTCTAACCAGTCTTATGCTGAGAATTCTAACATGGCATTTTCTCAAGTTGGAGAGGATAGCAACGAATCAGATCAGAATAGAACAACTGATGTCAGACTAGGTAAttagatatcagaagatgtggtatgagttccaatgagacaaccttccatccaagtaacaatttataaaagtaaacaattataggtctacTTTTATTACATactaaacaacataaaaataaggagatgtggtatgattgccaatgagacaactatccatcagagttaaAATGAGTTAttggaaaataattaaaaactgcTATACAGCCTTAATCAATGAGAAGAACCCATTATTTTGTCACTATAAAAGGTCACGAaatgaaaaaatgtgaaacaattcaaacgaaaaaactcaaagtaatattaacaaaaagccaaatttcataaatttataacaaaacaaagaaaatacaaaGATGACtaacttgaaaaaaacaaccactgcactacaggctcctgacttgagacaggcacagtAAATTATAAGAATGTGGCAAGGTAAGCaagttttaaacttttttcaagTTCTCAACACCAGTAGTtcatgcttcaacaatgatcaaaactcTAACTATGTGACAAcacatgaaaaaatatgaaacagttcaaacCAGATCTCTGAAAGGAACTATTATTTCCTGACATTTTAGTTGctagtatatttatattatttgtttttgtagcgATGAGTATGATGcgtgaagaaaagaaagatacaAATGGTAAGATCTATACAAATGGTATATGTTTTGCAAagtttattttagtttaaaattgaAATCAGAAGCACATAAACTGAATTGTAACTATAAAAACATTTGACAAAGGCATTATTTGTAGGAAGTAGATTGGTTTGTGTGTTGCGATGTACTGtcaatttgaaaaatatcataACCTTTTCTTCCACGGTGCGGGGCTGTTAGTTTCAGTACacatacacgccatcttgaaataattactGATCACTGATTGGTTACTTTATGATGCAGCTGAGAATCAGCAACAGCCATTGGTTCAAATGAGATAGAGAATTACAGACTTTTCTCGTTTAGGATAAGTCATTAAAAGCCTGAAAATTAACTGTGTATATCAGTTCTgatcaactgtcattaattcatgttcgttttataatgcatatattgcacactgaaattcaatattgaaatatcaattatcaaGGCACATTTATTTGCTTTGTCaatctgcaatatgcacgatttgttttgttaaacaataTCCTATACAACGTTTAAAAATAagcattatctgtattttataacttcctaatctaggcacacctccagagagGCACGCTCTTAAAGTAAatccattttatatcaatcaactatctaaaaataccacatgCACACATATTACATTAAATTAAGATAGAGCGAAGCAGTCCACAGCTTTTAAGAAAGCTAAAACTTGTAAAAACTTAGGATTGATTTAGTTTCTAGCGTACCAGTAAGTGAATTTAGGAAATCTtgcattttcatttatatttgatgTCTAGATTTAAATTCTACATTTTTCAATGTTTGTAAATTGTTGAACATCAAAATTGTGGTTCCTTTAATTCCATCAAAATTCACGTTGATAATAAAAGTATTCTAATTTGGTGTTCTgatttcaaataaaggcaacagtagtataccactgtttgaaagtcatcaatcaattgagagaaaacaaatccgggttacaaactaaaactgaggtaaacacatcaactatattaaagaggaaaacaacaaaacaacagaaacactgaagttcaacaaaaaaaacaaaactacaaTGCAACAgacacagaaacggactataagaatagataacaactgccattttcctgacttggtacagaaaaaTCAGAAATTCAAtggtggatctagaaattttcataagtgggggcccactgactgcctaagatgGGGCCGATTTCGTCAcgcatcagtgattccctatataaataaccaattttttctcaaaaggggggGCCTGGGgcctccccctaaatccgcctctgaaagtCTACATTTATCTGTTCATGGTTGATTATCTAAAACATTTGTCTTTGTCAAATGAGAGCGGTTTCTCTCCTTGGGTCTTACAAGTTGTCatggaagaacaaaaaaatatgatttttttattggacAAGAAATAATATCACAAAAGCATTAGCCAAGTTGTTCCAATAAGGAACATCTGAATACAACGGTATTGTGTATGTCTGAGAgatgttttttatgccccacctacgatagcagaggggcattatgttttctggtctgtgcgtccgtccgtctgtcccgcttcaggtttttggtcaaggtagttcttttgatgaagttgaagtccaatcaacttgaaacttagtatacatgtgccctatgatatgatctttctaatttaaatgccaaattagagttttgaccccaattttacggttcactgaacatagaaaatgatattgatagtgcaaatttcaggttaaagtttttggtcaaggtagtttttgataaagtagaagtccaatcaacttgaaacttagtatacatgttccctttgataagatcattctaattttaatgccaaattagagaatttattccaatttcacggtccactaaacatagaaaatgatagtgtgagtggggcatccgtgtac from Mytilus galloprovincialis chromosome 5, xbMytGall1.hap1.1, whole genome shotgun sequence includes these protein-coding regions:
- the LOC143075836 gene encoding B-cell CLL/lymphoma 7 protein family member A-like codes for the protein MLSRSVRAETRSRAKEDIKRVINAIDKVRKWEKRWVTIGETTMKIFKWVPVTASEPSQGGGLKRTIKARGKTVAKKTENKENTPSNDRSFSSQGPSSVYTDENTQQSTMSQADSECSGFINEDSNQSYAENSNMAFSQVGEDSNESDQNRTTDVRLAMSMMREEKKDTNDSTTSKESEESPVKRPKVDSS